Genomic DNA from bacterium:
AAATTCAATAGTGATTAAAGATATTAATCTTGGAATTCTTAAAAATAAAATCACTGCAATTATGGGACCTTCAGGATGTGGCAAGACAACATTGATTAGATGTATAAATAGAATGCATGAGTTAAATAAAGATGCGTTTCATAAAGGTAATATTTATTTAGATGGAAAAAATATTTTTGAAATGAATACTGTTTTATTGCGAAGAAGAATTGGTATGGTTTTTCAGAAACCAAATCCTTTCCCTCATTTAACTATTTATGAAAATGTCCTTGCAGGTTATATAATAAATGGGATAAAATTAAGAAAAGAGGAAAGGGATAGAATTGTGGAAGAGACATTAAAAAAAGTTGCATTATGGGAAGAAGTCAAAGATAAATTGTATTTAAATGGAACTCAATTTTCAGGAGGGCAACAACAAAGATTATGTATAGCACGTGTTCTTGCATTAAATCCAGAAATTATATTACTTGATGAACCAACATCTTCTCTTGATCCTAAATCAACTATTGAAATTGAAAATCTTTTAGAAAAACTTAAAAATAATGTTACTATAATTATAGTCACTCATAATATTTCGCAGGCATCAAGAATTGCTGATTATGTTGCTTTTCTTTATCTTGGAGAGTTAATTGAATTTGGTAAAAGTGAAAAAATTTTTACTGCTCCTGAAAATCCAATAACAGAGGAATATTTAAGTGGTAAGTTTGGTTAATTTTGGGGGTGAATATGTTAGAGGATAAATTAAAGATTTTAAAACAAAAAATTATTGAATTTTCATTGCTGATAGAGAAAATGATTGATAAAAGTATAAAAGGAATAATAAATAAAAATGGAATAGATTTAAAAGAAGTGATAGAAAAACTTGAACCAATCGCAAATAAATTTGAGATTGAAATTGATGAGTTGTGTGCAGAAATAATTGCTCAATATGAACCGAAAGCAAAAAATTTAAGGATTGTATTGATGATTTTAAAGATAAATAATGATTTAGAAAGAATAGGAGACCATGCTGTAAATATTTCTGAAAGTGGATTATTTTTAATTGAAAAACCTGATGTGAAACCATTGATTGATATTCCAAGGATGGCAGATGAAACAATAAAAATGGTGAAAGATAGTATAAATTCATTTATTGAAGAAAATGAGAAACTTGCAAGAGATGTGTGTAAAAGAGATGATATTGTAGATAATCTAAAAGATCAAATTACAAGGGAACTTATAACATATATGATAGCTGATTATACTACAATTGAAAGGTCTTTACATCTTATAAGGATTGCACAAAATCTTGAAAGAATAGCAGACCTTTCAACAAATATAAGCGAGGATGTTATTTTTATGACAGAAGGTAAAATAATTAAGCATCATATTGAGGAAAACAAATGAAAAAAATATTATTTCTGTGTAGGGAAAATTCAGCAAGAAGTCAAATAGCAGAAGGGATTGTGAATTATTTTTATAAAGATAATTTTATTGCATTTAGTGCAGGTTCTATTGTTAAATTTGTTCATCCACTTGCAATTGAAGTAATGAAAGAAATAGGTATAGATATATCAAATCATAGAAGTAAATCAATAAAAGAGTTTCTGAATGAAGAATTTGATTATGTTATAACTGTTTGTGTAGGTGATAAAAAGGGATTATGTCCATTTTTCCCAGGAAAAACAAAGAAAACAATAGCATGGGAGATACCTGACCCTGCTGAAAAAAATGAGATAGAAGGATTTAGAAAAGTAAGAGATATTTTAAAAAGAAAAATTGATGATTTTATAAGCAAGGAGGAAAAATGATAGAAGGGAAGATTGTAAAAATAAGGTTTAAAAAATATTATCTTGAACAAAAATTGTGGGTTTTCATAGGGAGGGTTTTGAAATTTACAGAAAACTGGATTATGATTGAGGGGAAAGGTATTGTAGTTATAAAAGGCCAGGTAAGTCCTGTAGATATCGATAAAGAGAAAAGGATTATACTTATACCACGAGAAAATATTTCTCATATAAGGATTTTACCAGATGATTTTGATTTAGAAAAGATGGAGATTATTGAGAAAGGTTTGAGAATATTTGTTAAAATTCCAAATGGTCCTGATACAAGTATAAGTGAGATTTAAAAGGAGGTTTTATGGAAAATGGAATAAAGTTTGCAAAGGAATTTGAAAAGCATGGAGCAAATTTGTATATTGAAATTGGTATGAAGTCAGAAAATTTAATAACAAAAAAACTTTTTTATTCACTTGCAAAACAGGAAATTGAGCATCTTGAAATTATTGAAAATTTTGTATTAAGTGATGATTATAAAACTGAAAAAACTGAAATGATTGAGGAGGATCTCAAAGAGTTTTTTACCTCACTTAAAGAGAAAAATAAAATTGAAAGCAATATAGATGGATATAAAATGGCACTCGAAATAGAAAAAAAGGGATATTTACAATATGAAAAGTTTTATAATGAAGTAAAAAATGAAAAAGAGAAAAGATTATTTAAATTCTTAATGGAGCAAGAAAAATCACATATTGAGGCAATTATAAATGTATACTCTTATTTGACTGAAACAGGCGATTGGTTTGAAAAGGAAGAAAGTAAAATCTGGAACTGGATGAATATGTAATGTTAAATAAATTTTATAACTTTACTCCTTTGCTTCAGTCCTTTTATGGTGGTCTTTTTACCTGGTTTATTACTTTGCTCGGTGCATCTATTGTATTGTTTAATAGAAAACCGAATAGAAAATTTTTTGACTGTATGCTTGGTTTTGCTGGTGGGATAATGCTTTCTGCGAGTTTTTTTTCTCTTATTCTTCCATCTATAGAATATTCAAAAAATTTAAATATCCCTCAATGGTTTCCAGTTTTAATTGGATTTTTATTGGGTAGTTTTTTTCTTTTTGGACTTGATAAATTGATTCCCCATTTACATTTAAATACAAATATTTCAGAAAAAGAGGGGATAAGAAAGCAATTACCGGTTTATTTTTTGTTTGTTTTAGCAATTGTAATTCATAATATTCCAGAAGGTATTTCTGTTGGAGTGTCTTTTGGTTCTTTGAAATACTTAAAAAGTAAGGAAACATTTTCTTCTTCTATTTCACTTGCTTTTGGTATTGGTATTCAAAATTTCCCTGAGGGACTTGCAGTGAGTTTACCTCTTTTAGCATCAGGATTGAGTAAAAGAAAAAGTTTTTTTTATGGTCAACTTTCAGGAATTGTTGAACCAATTTTTGCTATCATTGGAGCTTTACTCACTTCAATTTATTTTAAAATTTTACCTTTTGCTTTATCTTTTGCCGCAGGTGCTATGATTTATGTAATAATTGAAGAAGTCATTCCAGAAACTCAAAAAGCAGAAAATACTGATATTTCAACGATTTTTTTTATAATCGGGTTTTTAATTATGATGATTCTTGATACTTTTATAAAGTAAATATTAAAAATCAGGGACTTTATAGCCAGATTCTTTTAACATATCAAATAATAGTTTTCTTTTTTCGTTATATTCCGGTAGAAACAGTTCTTTACAGTTAATAATGTTTTTTTCTTCATTTATAACTTTAAAAGAAAAAGCAAGACAGGAATTTTCACCACATTTTTTACAGTTTTTTTGAGGAAGTAATTTATAGACATGTAATACCTCAAGTTTATCTTTTCTTGTATAATCAGGTTTAATTTTATCTTTATTTTTAATACAGTATTCAATTTCTTCTTTTAACCACTTTATTATTTCTCTCGCACCATTTTCATCCTTAATTTTCCCAGCAGATATTTTATGGGGGTAAATTGTAATAATCCCTTCTTCATTTGTAATTGTTAAACATTTTCCTTCGTGGTTATATATTGCTTTTGGTAAAACTACATTTAAGTATGGAAGAATCTCTGATATATCTTCATCAATAGAAGCAATAAATCTGATTTTTTCCGGGTCAGCGATACATGGTAATATTTTTTCAATTGTTATATTCATTTCTGATTTTTTTCAATATCTTTTTCCCATGCATAACTTGTTTTACAGTGGGATTTTTCTCTTTTTTTGAGAACGATGTAAATCTTTTTCAAAAATTTCAGCGCTTCCTCTTTGTTATTATCAAGAACAATTCTGGTAATATAAACTATATCTTTTTCTTCAAATTCAATAACCTCTTTTCTCATATTAAATTGAGTTCTTTTAATTTTTTCTTTATTTCATCAGCTTTCATATAATTTGATTTAAACACAACTTCACCATTTTTGTTAATAAAGATTAAACACGGGTCTTTCAATGTTTTCAAATATTCTGCATAATTTTTAATTATATCAAGATTATAGTCATCAAGGTCATTTCCTACATACCATTTTATTCCCTTTTCTTCAACCCAGATTTTCAAATCTGTTGTTGAACAACTTGAAAGAGTTATGCCAATAATTGTTAAATTTCCGTCTTTACATTTTTTGCCCTTACACATTTCATTACATATTTTTTTGAGTTCTTCAATCTGGTTTAAAGTACCTGGAGCAGTTCTTCCGCCACAATAAATTTTGAAGAAATTAAGAACAACAATTTTACCTTTGAATTGAGAAAGAGAAAAAGTTTCACCATAAGGGTCTTTTAAATTAAAATCAGGTGCTTTATTAGTTTTTGCAAAAGAGAAAAGAAAAAAAAGAGTAAAAAGTATAATTAGTTTTTTCATTTTTTGCCTCCAATTAATGTATTAATTTTAGGTCCATAAACTATAAAAAGAATTCCAAACAAAATTATAATAATTCCGAATATCTTTATAATCAAATCGCCTTTTCTTGCTGTCTTTTTTGTTATGTTTGTCCTTACCGTACCGGATAAAGCAGAAAGAGGAATAACAGGAAATCCATGTCCGAGTCCAAAAAGAAAAAGCAAAAATCCACCTTTTAATATACTTATTTCCTGAGCCATAACTAAAATAGCAACAGGCATAATTAAAGAAGTAGCACAGGGAGCCCATCCGAGAGAGAAAAGTATTCCAAATAAAAATGATGTTAAAAGTTTTGAATATTTGTTTAAAGATAAAATTGAAAAACCAAATCTCTGAAAAAAATTCAATGACCCTGATGTTTTCTTTTTTTTAAAAATACCAAGATTTAGAAGTCCAAAAAATATCAGAAGGATTCCTGAGATTAAATAAAAATAATGAGAAAATTTTAAAAGTTGTCCAATTTTAGAGATAAATATACCAAGTATGAAAAATACAAGAGACATACCGAGGGTAAAAAAAATCCCTATATATATTCCGTTTTTTATACTTTCTTCCTCGCTTATTATAAAAGACAAAACAGCAATTAATATCGCAATAGAGCAGGGTGATAAACATGTAATAATTCCAAGTATAAAACTGCCAATATAACTTATATTTTCCATATCATAATTATTTCTCCTTTTCTAACATTTTTTTTATATCTGACATTTTCGGAAAACTGATTGCTTCTCCATTACATAGGTTTGCACAGGCAGAACATCCAACCACGCAATTGTATGGATTTTTAACTATGGGTTTATTCTTTTCTTCATCCCATTCATAAACACCATTTTTACAGAAGTTATAGCATTCCTTACAACCAATACATTTTTCATAATCAACAGTAGGAAACCATGGTATCTTTTCTCTTGGTATATTTTTAAACATTTTTCCCTCCCTGTTTTTCATATTTTTCTCTAACTTTTTTTAACATCATTTTTAACTCTTCTCTTGTTGGAAAACTTATTGCTCCAAATGGACACTGAAATTTACAAGATTCATCTCCGACATTACATTCATAGGGCTGAGACACAATAACTTTTTGGTCATTTTCATTTTTTGAAAATACTTTAAATGGACAGAAATTTACACAATGATAACCGCATTCTTCGGGTTTACATTTTGAATAATCAATTTTGGGAAACCAGTCAATTTTTTTTCTTGGCAGTCCAGTATATGTACTTCTATCTTTCTCCATATATTTTTCTCCTTTTTTGTATTTTCATTTTATGCTTTCAACTGCTTCCTTAACTTTTTTCATTGCTTCTTCTGTTGGCATATTTCTTAAATCAAGAGAAATAACCTGTTTATCATAATCACCACCTGCTTCCATAAAAGCATCTTTGAACATTTTTCTCTGCATCTTAGGGTCACACGCACCAATAACATACTTAACATCCGGTTTTATATAATCCTTAATAAATCTGTCTCCATCATCTACACAGAGTTGCGGATGAACTATAGCATACTCAACATCTAATTCATTTCTTACAAAATTTATTAAAGACCATAAATCTAAACTTTTAAACCCAGGACACTGTCCTGTACAGATACACATAATAAATCTTGGCTTCATTTTAATACCTCCTTTTTTATTTTCTAAGTAATTTTTTGACTTCTTCTTTTGACGGAATTTTACCGGCAAAAACGACCTTTCCATCAATTACTATTGCAGGCGTTATTGTAACTTTATATTTTGGAAATTCTTTTATATCATAAAGATGAGAAACATTTGCTTCAATTTTTAATTCTTCCACAACTTCTCTAACAACTTTTTCTACTGCCTGACATTTTGGACATCCAGCACCAACAATTAAAATTTCCATATCTTCCTCCTTTTTATTTCAATATAAAATTACCAAAAAACCATCCTACAAATGTTCCACAAAAAACAATTGTTATAACATAAACTATTGCTTTTTTTACACCAAAAACTTTTGAAATTGCTATCCAGTTAGGTAAACTCAATCCAGGACCTGTTAAAAGTAAAGCAAGAGCAGGACCTTTTCCCATTCCGAGTTTCATTAAAGTGTCAACAAATGGTGCTTCTGTTAGAGTTGCAAAATAAGTTGTTGCTCCAATTAAAGTTGCAAAAAAACTGCTTCTTAAACTATTTCCACCAAGAAATCTCTCAATCCAGTTTGAAGGTAAAATTTTTCCTATAATTCCAACGATAAAAACACCGATGAGTAAAAGAGGGAAAATCATTCTGACAAAAAATAATGTTTCTCTTAACCAATCTTTAATTTTTTCCTTTTCAATTTTTTTAAAAGCAAAAATTGCCACAAAAAGGGTAAAGATAAACCATACAATAACTTTTTTCCAGTAAGGACCTTTTTGAACAATATAGTTTGGTGCAAGCAGGGATAAAAGTATTAA
This window encodes:
- a CDS encoding phosphate ABC transporter ATP-binding protein → MESEIIKIEDFSAGYGNSIVIKDINLGILKNKITAIMGPSGCGKTTLIRCINRMHELNKDAFHKGNIYLDGKNIFEMNTVLLRRRIGMVFQKPNPFPHLTIYENVLAGYIINGIKLRKEERDRIVEETLKKVALWEEVKDKLYLNGTQFSGGQQQRLCIARVLALNPEIILLDEPTSSLDPKSTIEIENLLEKLKNNVTIIIVTHNISQASRIADYVAFLYLGELIEFGKSEKIFTAPENPITEEYLSGKFG
- the phoU gene encoding phosphate signaling complex protein PhoU codes for the protein MLEDKLKILKQKIIEFSLLIEKMIDKSIKGIINKNGIDLKEVIEKLEPIANKFEIEIDELCAEIIAQYEPKAKNLRIVLMILKINNDLERIGDHAVNISESGLFLIEKPDVKPLIDIPRMADETIKMVKDSINSFIEENEKLARDVCKRDDIVDNLKDQITRELITYMIADYTTIERSLHLIRIAQNLERIADLSTNISEDVIFMTEGKIIKHHIEENK
- a CDS encoding arsenate reductase ArsC; the protein is MKKILFLCRENSARSQIAEGIVNYFYKDNFIAFSAGSIVKFVHPLAIEVMKEIGIDISNHRSKSIKEFLNEEFDYVITVCVGDKKGLCPFFPGKTKKTIAWEIPDPAEKNEIEGFRKVRDILKRKIDDFISKEEK
- a CDS encoding ferritin family protein — translated: MENGIKFAKEFEKHGANLYIEIGMKSENLITKKLFYSLAKQEIEHLEIIENFVLSDDYKTEKTEMIEEDLKEFFTSLKEKNKIESNIDGYKMALEIEKKGYLQYEKFYNEVKNEKEKRLFKFLMEQEKSHIEAIINVYSYLTETGDWFEKEESKIWNWMNM
- a CDS encoding ZIP family metal transporter, with the translated sequence MLNKFYNFTPLLQSFYGGLFTWFITLLGASIVLFNRKPNRKFFDCMLGFAGGIMLSASFFSLILPSIEYSKNLNIPQWFPVLIGFLLGSFFLFGLDKLIPHLHLNTNISEKEGIRKQLPVYFLFVLAIVIHNIPEGISVGVSFGSLKYLKSKETFSSSISLAFGIGIQNFPEGLAVSLPLLASGLSKRKSFFYGQLSGIVEPIFAIIGALLTSIYFKILPFALSFAAGAMIYVIIEEVIPETQKAENTDISTIFFIIGFLIMMILDTFIK
- a CDS encoding (Fe-S)-binding protein, whose amino-acid sequence is MNITIEKILPCIADPEKIRFIASIDEDISEILPYLNVVLPKAIYNHEGKCLTITNEEGIITIYPHKISAGKIKDENGAREIIKWLKEEIEYCIKNKDKIKPDYTRKDKLEVLHVYKLLPQKNCKKCGENSCLAFSFKVINEEKNIINCKELFLPEYNEKRKLLFDMLKESGYKVPDF
- a CDS encoding redoxin domain-containing protein, whose translation is MKKLIILFTLFFLFSFAKTNKAPDFNLKDPYGETFSLSQFKGKIVVLNFFKIYCGGRTAPGTLNQIEELKKICNEMCKGKKCKDGNLTIIGITLSSCSTTDLKIWVEEKGIKWYVGNDLDDYNLDIIKNYAEYLKTLKDPCLIFINKNGEVVFKSNYMKADEIKKKLKELNLI
- a CDS encoding cytochrome c biogenesis protein CcdA, whose product is MENISYIGSFILGIITCLSPCSIAILIAVLSFIISEEESIKNGIYIGIFFTLGMSLVFFILGIFISKIGQLLKFSHYFYLISGILLIFFGLLNLGIFKKKKTSGSLNFFQRFGFSILSLNKYSKLLTSFLFGILFSLGWAPCATSLIMPVAILVMAQEISILKGGFLLFLFGLGHGFPVIPLSALSGTVRTNITKKTARKGDLIIKIFGIIIILFGILFIVYGPKINTLIGGKK
- a CDS encoding 4Fe-4S binding protein, with the protein product MFKNIPREKIPWFPTVDYEKCIGCKECYNFCKNGVYEWDEEKNKPIVKNPYNCVVGCSACANLCNGEAISFPKMSDIKKMLEKEK
- a CDS encoding ferredoxin family protein encodes the protein MEKDRSTYTGLPRKKIDWFPKIDYSKCKPEECGYHCVNFCPFKVFSKNENDQKVIVSQPYECNVGDESCKFQCPFGAISFPTREELKMMLKKVREKYEKQGGKNV
- a CDS encoding thioredoxin family protein, producing the protein MEILIVGAGCPKCQAVEKVVREVVEELKIEANVSHLYDIKEFPKYKVTITPAIVIDGKVVFAGKIPSKEEVKKLLRK
- a CDS encoding permease; translated protein: MIKEIIVGGFLALKDYIATHVLTCLIPAFLLAGGMVSFINKEIIINYLGEKVNKIKSFSIAGISSFLIAACSCTVIPVASGLYYTGAGIGSAFIVLWVAPSSNILSLIYTGTIIGGQIVISRVISALIMAFVVGSVMSFVFRKEKIEEIKLEKEPEKKIIERNYLILLILILLSLLAPNYIVQKGPYWKKVIVWFIFTLFVAIFAFKKIEKEKIKDWLRETLFFVRMIFPLLLIGVFIVGIIGKILPSNWIERFLGGNSLRSSFFATLIGATTYFATLTEAPFVDTLMKLGMGKGPALALLLTGPGLSLPNWIAISKVFGVKKAIVYVITIVFCGTFVGWFFGNFILK